The genomic stretch TTAGTCTTAAACGTACAACTTGAACAGTATGCTAAGTTATTGTGATTAGAGTTAAGTTTCACAAATCCACTTTGATTTAGATTGGATACATTGTAAATGAATATGTTAAGCAAAATGTTGTATTCATCAGAAGAATCAATAGTAAATTTGTGAGACTGTGAATCATGTAAAAAATCGCTAAAGAGTTCATAAAGTTTCATATTTCGAGAATAAGTAATTCTTTCAGATTCATTATTAATAAAATTAATAAAATACAGCATAAAAAAAATACTAAATTCATTCACATTATCATAAAATGCACCCGTTCTTGAATTATGTGTAAAGAGGCCTTCAACATTATCAAACTTAATAACTAAAACATTTTGTTTCTTTACTGTAAGT from Borrelia hispanica CRI encodes the following:
- a CDS encoding DUF764 family protein; amino-acid sequence: MILDIDKIQKYIIIIVKKFKELVSEFDIEIINTYNHPYMSQLTVKKQNVLVIKFDNVEGLFTHNSRTGAFYDNVNEFSIFFMLYFINFINNESERITYSRNMKLYELFSDFLHDSQSHKFTIDSSDEYNILLNIFIYNVSNLNQSGFVKLNSNHNNLAYCSSCTFKTNLQIIEKLKET